Proteins from one Mercurialis annua linkage group LG7, ddMerAnnu1.2, whole genome shotgun sequence genomic window:
- the LOC126654594 gene encoding uncharacterized protein LOC126654594 yields MSSVSLTTRGLDNVSDELFNLPATKERSRCRHGRLYLYTSWTKTNPGRRFWRCCKSKTPDDCGAFRWYDEEVPFENMIKFGVLLDKVKGLTEQLEGCENTISELNITIQKLEENRDKATVAFTEIIDENDCLRKENAELKSQAEGSQSCSRS; encoded by the exons ATGTCTTCAGTGTCGCTAACTACGAGGGGTCTTGATAACGTGAGCGACGAGCTGTTCAATCTCCCTGCAACGAAAGAACGTAGCAGGTGCAGGCATGGAAGGTTGTATCTGTACACTTCATGGACGAAAACGAACCCGGGAAGAAGATTCTGGCGCTGTTGTAAGTCAAAG ACCCCAGATGATTGCGGAGCATTTCGGTGGTACGATGAGGAGGTACCTTTCGAGAATATGATCAAGTTCGGAGTGCTGTTGGACAAAGTGAAAGGATTGACGGAGCAGCTTGAGGGTTGTGAAAATACAATTTCAGAATTGAACATAACAATTCAGAAGTTGGAAGAGAATCGAGACAAAGCAACCGTTGCTTTTACGGAGATAATAGATGAAAATGATTGCCTGAGGAAGGAGAATGCAGAATTGAAGTCACAAGCCGAAGGATCGCAATCTTGTTCCAG GTCTTGA